The Arachis hypogaea cultivar Tifrunner chromosome 14, arahy.Tifrunner.gnm2.J5K5, whole genome shotgun sequence genome has a segment encoding these proteins:
- the LOC114925194 gene encoding uncharacterized protein: MANLANTMEANAAVTLQAVQRLGQPAGNGNGNGEGNANDNAEGNGNNTGGVPMTLVTFLKLQNADIPWDVFQTAFYKKYFPEPAREAKEMELMQLKQGSLSVADYTSKFKELCRFSRLSQGALETYESWKCIKYQRGLKDNIMTTVAPMEIRTFSDLVNKARVMEEYAKTVASSKETHGGSSSKGRGKYFHPRVQSFKREGYAPQDQGGFRKNTQDQFQRGKGRGNQSKNYPDLTCVRCGRFHPYDSCKIGLGGCFNCGLPSHIARDCTRGRNPNTGQGLKVSELAFDLHVHTPHHTVITRSGYRQKNQVLLDYFERSIQFMSEGEKGAVIAEGYYMNSVMVHCSGKECQGYILLAANTLGDNKKLDQISVVRDFLEVFPEDIPEFPPQREIEFAIELVPRAGPVSIAPCRMALIELAELKAQLEELLNKRFIRPSVSPWGAPVLLVKKKDGGMRLCVDYRQLNKVTMKNKYPLPRIDDLMDQLHGAGVFSKIDLRSGYHQIRVKEDDILKTAFRTCYGHYKFAVMSFGVFRSSLDKFMVVFIDDILVYSKTAKEHKEHLRIVLQILKERKSYAKLSKCEFWKEEVKFLGHVVSKGGIAVDSSKVEAVMEWERPTTVTEVRSFLGFAGYYRRFIEGFSRIVLPMMKLTRKEVPFVWTSECEESFQTLKQKLTSAPILILPEPHEPFKVYCDASLKGLGCVSMQHQNVVAYASRQLRPHEKELNMRQRRWMELLKDYDFELSYHPGKANVVADTLSRKSLIVAWMRIKEEELVDKFVDLKLDIGEVAGNDCLN; the protein is encoded by the exons ATGGCAAATCTTGCAAATACCATGGAGGCTAATGCTGCTGtgactctgcaagctgtgcagaggttaggccaaccgGCGGGGAACGGAAATGGGAATGGTGAAGGGAATGCTAATGATAATGCTGAGGGAAACGGCAATAACACGGGAGGTGTTCCGATGACCTTGGTGACGtttctcaag CTTCAGAACGCTGATATTCCGTGGGATGTGTTCCAAACGGCCTTCTACAAGAAATACTTTCCTGAGCCTGCAAGGGAAGCGAAGGAGATGGAACTAATGCAGTTGAAGCAAGGTTCCTTGTCAGTGGCAGACTACACAAGCAAGTTTAAGGAGCTTTGTAGGTTTTCTAGGTTAAGTCAGGGTGCCCTGGAGACCTACGAGAGTTGGAAGTGTATCAAGTACCAAAGAGGCTTGAAGGACAACATTATGACTACTGTGGCTCCAATGGAGATTCGTACTTTTTCTGACTTGGTGAACAAGGCGAGAGTGATGGAAGAGTATGCCAAGACCGTAGCTTCATCCAAGGAAACTCACGGAGGGAGTTCTAGTAAGGGACGTGGCAAGTATTTCCATCCGAGGGTTCAAAGTTTCAAGAGAGAAGGATATGCGCCTCAAGATCAAGGAGGCTTCAGAAAGAACACTCAGGATCAGTTTCAGCGTGGCAAAGGAAGAGGAAATCAAAGTAAAAATTATCCAGATTTGACTTGTGTGCGTTGTGGACGTTTTCATCCATATGACTCATGCAAGATTGGTTTAGGTGGTTGCTTCAACTGTGGATTGCCTAGCCACATTGCGAGGGATTGCACTCGTGGGAGGAACCCAAATACGGGTCAAG GTTTGAAAGTATCAGAGTTAGCATTTGATCTGCATGTGCATACTCCGCATCATACGGTTATAACTAGGTCAGGATATAGgcaa AAAAATCAGGTTTTGTTGGATTATTTTGAACGGTCAATTCAGTTTATGTCGGAAGGAGAGAAGGGAGCAGTGATAGCTGAGGGTTACTATATGAACTCGGTGATGGTGCACTGTAGTGGGAaagagtgtcagggttatatTCTGTTGGCTGCGAATACGTTAGGTGATAATAAGAAACTAGATCAAATTTCGGTAGTTAGAGACTTTCTGGAGGTGTTCCCAGAAGATATCCCTGAGTTCCCACCTCAAAGGGAAATTGAATTTGCAATTGAATTGGTGCCGAGAGCTGGACCAGTATCGATTGCACCGTGTAGAATGGCTCTGATAGAGCTAGCTGAACTAAAGgctcagttggaagagcttctgaatAAGAGGTTTATTCGACCGAGTGtatctccgtggggagcgccagttttattggtgaagaagaaggacggAGGAATGCGACTGTGTGTGGATTACCGACAGTTGAACAAAGTAACTATGAAGAACAAATACCCGctgccaaggatagatgacttgatggatcaacTGCATGGAGCCGGAGTgttttccaagattgatttgaGATCCGGTTACCACCAAATAAGGGTGAAGGAGGATGATATTCTTAAAACAGCGTTTAGGACGTGCTATGGACACTACAAGTTTGCggtgatgtcctttgg agtcttTCGTTCCTCTTTGGACAAATTCATGGTGGTTTTCATAGACGACATCTTAGTTTACTCTAAGACGGCAAAGGAGCATAAGGAACACttgaggattgtgttgcaaatcTTAAAGGAGCGGAAATCGTATGCTAAGTTGTCAAAGTGCGAGTTCTGGAAGGAGGAAGTAAAGTTCTTAGGTCacgtggtgagcaaagggggaATAGCGGTGGATTCTTCTAAGGTAGAAGcagtgatggaatgggaaagGCCAACGACAGTGACGGAAGTCCGAAGTTTCTTGGGTTTTGCTGGatattaccggagattcattgaaGGATTCTCCCGGATTGTATTGCCAATGATGAAGTTGACAAGGAAGGAAGTGCCTTTTGTATGGACGTCCGAGTGTGAAGAAAGTTTTCAGACTTTGAAGCAGAAGTTAACTTCAGCACCTATTTTAATCTTGCCGGAACCGCATGAACCGTTCAAAGTATATTGTGATGCTTCTttgaagggtttgggttgcgtgtCGATGCAACACCAgaatgtggtggcttacgcatcgcgtcagcTGAGACCGCATGAG aaagagcttaatatgcgtCAACGGAGATGGATGGAGTTGCTTAAGGACTACGATTTTGAACTgagttatcaccctggaaaggcGAATGTGGTAGCAGACACTTTGAGTCGGAAATCTTTAATCGTAGCTTGGATGAGGATCAAAGAAGAGGAGTTAGTGGATAAGTTCGTGGATCTTAAGCTAGATATTGGTGAAGTTGCTGGAAATGATTGCTTGAATTAG